The following coding sequences lie in one Rutidosis leptorrhynchoides isolate AG116_Rl617_1_P2 chromosome 4, CSIRO_AGI_Rlap_v1, whole genome shotgun sequence genomic window:
- the LOC139840387 gene encoding protein ALTERED PHOSPHATE STARVATION RESPONSE 1-like yields MGCSESKINDVQIMNQCKERKAFMKQSVAACNTFAACLFAYAEALKNTGSAFADYAKCATQFSEDVSLESPHHPKLRPCEKDGVWDFFYSFMDYDLAQVDDKNSTVKKTGEDMDNVNLLQVFTKLDDGFLKASKSVHKIWKILDGNKLNYHSNHAHNQGDHISHSARIMRVITWNESFKGRQIAIDAMDDFASRGKETHVTLLEKILAWEMKLCDQVKVGEMKKREYQKKVASLDKLRKRGASNDLLERTQDVVTHMQTRYIVDLQSIESTVSEINCLRDEQLYPKLVRLIEKMSFMWKNMRQQHQHQFEIVQELKSFKFSHKETSERNLINTQRLYLHVRIWGSEFEKLITRQKEYIKSLNNWLKLDLISIDSNSIDKKLLAKQTQNPKIQPLLSNWLENLEKLTEQGAINTIIKFALAVETNVDYQLKAMKLKEKCEETRMEITKRSRKFEEWCDKQITKGKSSDEVDIDVMNDMEVVAEQEVVVAALKRRLVEEEEDAYRRWSGQVMDMRTGLPEVFMSMMEFACVCSNMYVALVINVCKNKKLKHIIDYRRPDNNIYFLGDHFIHLLQLPKENGTVLYFYVIA; encoded by the exons ATGGGTTGTTCGGAATCAAAGATCAACGATGTACAAATTATGAATCAATGCAAAGAAAGAAAAGCTTTCATGAAACAGTCAGTCGCTGCTTGTAACACCTTTGCTGCCTGCCTTTTTGCGTATGCCGAGGCCCTCAAGAACACTGGATCTGCGTTTGCAGATTACGCTAAGTGTGCGACTCAATTTTCTGAGGACGTCTCTTTGGAATCGCCACATCATCCTAAGTTACGTCCGTGTGAGAAAGATGGGGTATGGGACTTTTTTTATTCGTTTATGGATTACGACTTGGCTCAAGTTGATGATAAAAATAGTACAGTTAAAAAAACTGGTGAAGACATGGATAATGTGAATTTGTTGCAAGTATTTACAAAGCTTGATGATGGTTTTCTTAAAGCTTCAAAGAGTGTTCATAAAATTTGGAAGATTCTTGATGGCAATAAGCTAAACTACCACTCGAATCATGCACATAATCAAG GAGACCATATCAGTCATTCTGCAAGGATCATGCGGGTCATTACATGGAATGAGTCGTTTAAAGGACGACAAATTGCTATTGATGCGATGGACGATTTTGCGTCTAGGGGAAAAGAAACTCATGTGACACTACTAGAGAAGATCCTGGCATGGGAGATGAAGCTATGTGATCAAGTGAAG GTTGGTGAAATGAAGAAACGTGAATACCAGAAAAAGGTCGCATCACTAGATAAACTTAGAAAACGAGGCGCTAGTAATGATTTATTAGAGCGAACACAAGACGTAGTAACTCATATGCAAACAAGATACATTGTAGATTTGCAATCCATTGAATCGACCGTTTCAGAAATCAACTGCCTTCGTGATGAGCAATTGTATCCAAAACTTGTTCGGCTCATTGAAAA GATGAGCTTTATGTGGAAGAACATGAGGCAACAACATCAACACCAATTCgaaatcgtgcaagaattaaaatcTTTCAAATTCTCACACAAGGAAACAAGCGAGCGCAATTTAATAAACACGCAAAGACTTTATCTCCACGTGAGAATTTGGGGTTCTGAATTCGAAAAACTGATTACTCGCCAAAAAGAATACATCAAATCGCTCAACAATTGGCTAAAACTAGATCTAATCTCCATAGATAGCAACTCAATCGACAAAAAATTACTTGCGAAACAAACTCAAAATCCTAAGATCCAACCGTTGTTGAGTAATTGGCTAGAAAACCTCGAGAAGCTTACAGAACAAGGGGCAATAAACACGATCATCAAATTTGCATTAGCAGTGGAAACAAATGTTGATTATCAATTAAAAGCGATGAAATTGAAGGAGAAATGTGAGGAAACAAGGATGGAAATAACAAAGAGGTCTCGAAAATTTGAAGAATGGTGCGATAAACAAATAACAAAGGGGAAATCAAGTGACGAAGTGGATATCGATGTAATGAATGATATGGAGGTTGTTGCAGAACAAGAGGTCGTTGTGGCTGCATTAAAGCGGCGGTTGGTGGAGGAGGAGGAGGATGCGTATCGTCGGTGGTCCGGTCAGGTGATGGATATGAGGACCGGATTGCCAGAAGTTTTTATGTCGATGATGGAATTTGCTTGTGTTTGTTCAAATAT GTATGTAGCTTTAGTTATTAACGTTTGCAAGAATAAAAAGCTAAAGCACATTATAGATTACAGAAGGCCTGACAACAATATATATTTTCTAGGAGATCACTTTATTCATCTGCTTCAACTCCCAAAAGAAAATGGGACAGTTCTATACTTCTATGTTATTGCTTAG